The Glycine soja cultivar W05 chromosome 8, ASM419377v2, whole genome shotgun sequence genome has a window encoding:
- the LOC114423598 gene encoding enhancer of mRNA-decapping protein 4-like isoform X1 has translation MSTIQSLDTLIFYFFIYLQSPNPNPNPNPNPSSSYPPFHFPNFDLPLPPHPHHRSISFPTQPIPPPSNPNAGARLMTLLGNTSPTPPQPPPLEFVPFSSSAVLAAASAASAALTRLPSSKVPKGRHLAGELVTYDVDVSLPGEVQPQLEAAPITKYGSDPNPVLGRQIAVNKSYICYGLKQGNIRVLNIHTAVRSLLRGHTQRVTDLAFFAEDVHLLASVGTDGRVYVWKITEGPDDEDKPQITSNIVIALQIVGEEKVEHPQICWHCHKQEILIVGMGKHVLRIDTTKVGNGEAFVVDDPLRCPVDKLIDGVQLVGTHDGEVTDLSMCQWMTNRLVSASQDGTIKIWEDRKTQPLAILRPHDGNPVFSATFFTAPHQPDHIVLITAGPQNREVKLWVSASDKGWVLPSDTESWKCTQTLELKSSAQPSMDAFFNQVAALSHAAGLLLLANAQRNAIYAVHLEYGSNPESTRMDYIAEFTVTMPILSFTGTSDILPHGEHIVQVYCVQTQAIQQYALDLAQCLPPPYENVGLENSDSSVSRDPITVEGFHSLDSSAGRTTEMSLASSAPKTMLQTSSNEGGLVARYPLSSGHVEAPISRGISSSNIEAKPATLRSVSLSPRLIAGSSLVSSGLTMKAIVKKFQSKFRKVREAMSRWDKLQSCLISQFRNAFHIVDRLQVLQNSNNYGVLNCASGMKDALLVKQIESLRNILVSMRKTLEEFHCIVLSLDKIHHDSRQQVKGGSCILNMKQLQQQIGIKPSLIYCLDSLMFIHEIYNSEYLLKSSVISALSEIALKPSDSDLGALQQLLVDQPNLQTVEVQFVFDVIFAEELS, from the exons ATGTCAACGATACAATCTCtagatacattaattttttatttttttatttatttacagtctcctaaccctaaccctaaccctaaccctaacccttccTCCTCCTACCCTCCCTTTCACTTCCCCAACTTCGACCTCCCTCTCCCTCCCCACCCCCACCACCGCTCCATCTCCTTCCCCACCCAACCCATCCCTCCCCCTTCCAACCCCAACGCCGGCGCCCGCCTCATGACCCTCCTTGGTAACACCTCCCCCACCCCGCCGCAGCCCCCGCCGCTCGAGTTCGTCCCCTTCTCCTCCTCTGCCGTCCTCGCCGCTGCCTCCGCCGCTTCCGCGGCCCTCACGCGCCTACCCAGCAGTAAGGTCCCCAAGGGAAGACACTTGGCCGGGGAGCTCGTGACTTACGACGTCGACGTGAGTCTGCCCGGCGAGGTCCAGCCCCAGCTCGAGGCGGCTCCGATTACGAAATACGGGTCGGATCCTAACCCGGTTCTGGGGAGGCAGATTGCCGTGAATAAGTCGTATATATGCTATGGCTTGAAACAGGGGAACATTAGGGTGCTTAATATTCACACTGCTGTCAGGTCCTTGCTCAGAGGCCACACTCAG AGGGTCACAGACTTGGCATTCTTTGCTGAAGATGTTCATCTCTTGGCTAG TGTTGGCACAGATGGCCGTGTCTACGTGTGGAAGATCACTGAAGGCCCAGATGATGAAGATAAGCCTCAAATTACTTCCAATATTGTTATTGCTCTTCAAATAGTGGGGGAGGAGAAAGTTGAACATCCTCAAATTTGCTGGCACTGCCACAAACAA GAGATATTGATAGTTGGTATGGGAAAACATGTTTTAAGGATTGATACCACAAAAGTTGGAAATGGTGAAGCCTTTGTGGTAGATGATCCTCTGAGATGTCCTGTGGATAAGCTCATTGATGGGGTTCAGCTGGTAGGCACACATGACGGGGAGGTGACTGATTTGTCGATGTGCCAATGGATGACCAATCGATTGGTATCTGCGTCACAAGATGGCACG ATAAAGATCTGGGAAGATCGCAAGACCCAACCACTTGCGATTTTGAGACCACATGATGGGAATCCGGTTTTTTCTGCTACATTTTTTACTGCTCCTCACCAGCCTGATCATATTGTCCTTATCACAGCG GGACCACAAAATCGGGAAGTAAAGCTTTGGGTCTCAGCAAGTGACAAAGGTTGGGTGCTCCCAAGTGACACTGAATCATGGAAATGCACTCAGACATTGGAGTTGAAGAGTTCAGCTCAACCTTCTATGGATGCATTCTTTAATCAAGTTGCAGCATTGTCTCATGCAGCAGGTCTGCTTTTACTTGCAAATGCCCAGAGGAATGCTATATATGCTGTGCATTTAGAATATGGTTCTAATCCAGAATCAACACGCATGGATTATATAGCCGAGTTTACTGTGACCATGCCCATTCTGAGTTTTACTGGGACCAGTGATATATTGCCTCATGGTGAACATATTGTTCAGGTTTATTGTGTTCAAACACAGGCTATTCAGCAGTATGCTTTGGATCTGGCTCAGTGCTTGCCTCCGCCATATGAAAATGTGGGACTAGAGAATTCAGATTCCAGTGTTTCACGCGATCCTATTACTGTTGAAGGATTCCACTCTTTAGATTCTTCTGCAGGTAGAACAACTGAAATGTCTTTAGCCAGTTCTGCTCCCAAAACAATGTTACAAACAAGTAGTAATGAGGGTGGACTTGTGGCACGATACCCTTTAAGCTCTGGCCATGTTGAGGCACCTATTTCTAGAGGAATCAGCAGTTCAAATATTGAAGCTAAACCTGCTACGTTACGGTCGGTTTCCCTCTCACCCAG GCTTATTGCTGGCTCATCACTGGTCAGTTCAGGATTGACAATGAAAGCGATAGTTAAAAAATTTCAGTCAAAATTCAGGAAAGTTAGGGAAGCAATGAGTCGATGGGATAAGCTTCAATCTTGCTTAATTTCTCAGTTTAGGAATGCTTTCCATATTGTTGATAGGTTGCAG GTGCTTCAAAATTCCAACAATTATGGTGTTTTAAATTGTGCCAGTGGCATGAAAGATGCTCTTTTGGTAAAGCAGATTGAATCTTTGAGGAACATCTTGGTTTCCATGCGAAAGACTCT ggaagaatttcattgTATTGTCTTATCTCTTGACAAAATTCACCATGATAGTAGACAACAAGTGAAAGGTGGTTCTTGTATTCTGAACATGAAACAATTGCAGCAACAAATTGGCATCAAACCTAGTCTTATCTATTGCTTGGATAGCCTGATGTTTATACATGAGATATACAACTCTGA GTATTTATTAAAGTCATCAGTGATCTCAGCACTATCAGAAATTGCCTTGAAGCCCAG TGACAGTGATCTTGGTGCACTTCAGCAACTCTTGGTTGATCAACCCAATCTCCAAACTGTGGAAG TTCAATTTGTATTTGATGTGATATTTGCCGAGGAACTGAGTTGA
- the LOC114423597 gene encoding enhancer of mRNA-decapping protein 4-like, which translates to MASPNNHNPPPPTIPFDMHSFFNPQPPPPPSSNPNPNPNHNPSSSYPPPFHFPNFDLPLPPHPHHRSISFPTQPIPPPSNPNAGARLMALLGNPSPAPPQPPPPEFVPVSSSAVLAAASAAAAALTRLPSSKVPKGRHLAGELVTYDVDVRLPGEVQPQLEVAPITKYGSDPNPVLGRQIAVNKSYICYGLKQGNIRVLNIHTAVRSLLRGHTQRVTDLAFFAEDVHLLASVGTDGRVYMWKITEGPDDEDKPQITANIVIAVQIVGEEKVEHPQICWHCHKQEILIVGMGKHVLRIDTTKVGNGEAFVVDDPLRCPVDKLIDGVQLVGTHDGEVTDLSMCQWMTNRLVSASQDGTIKIWEDRKTQPLAILRPHDGNPVFSATFFTAPHQPDHIVLITAGPQNREVKLWVSASDEGWLLPSDTESWKCTQTLELKSSAQPSKDAFFNQVAALSHAGLLLLANAQRNAIYAVHLEYGSNPESTRMDYIAEFTVTMPILSFTGTSDILPHGEHIVQVYCVQTQAIQQYALDLAQCLPPPYENVGLEKSDSSVSRDPITVEGFHSLDSSAGRTTEMSLASSAPKTMLQTSSNEGGLVARYPLSSGHVEAPISRGISSSNTEAKPATLPPSSSDADIVCIPSSPLPLSPRLSRKLSDIRSPQSNLSDHVGDHPVNDYSIDRQMDTIHRNLSDPLNSDSKNDEKKMKQDDISSVLNPSVLFKQPTHLITPSEITKAGSSSETNIIDRKNEGEAKIQDVVDVGNAEVEVKVVGETRSNQSDEFGGQGSQQPSVADSKEKLFCSQASDLGIEMARECCSISEDTYLMEEPGQLDSTTGGDSLAQPLDASEDGLQDFAKDAHEKVSDSSTSVAVPPSPAPNAKGKRQKGKNSQPAGPSSSFPSACNSTDSFNEPIGNSSLPSAENAFPQILAMQESLNQLLTMQKEMQKQMTMMVAVPVTKEGRRLEAALGRNMEKAVKSNSDALWARIQEENAKSEKLLRDRIQQVTGLISNFMNKDLPVILEKTVKKEMASVGQAVVRAMSPAVEKIISSSIVESFQRGVGDKAVNQLDRSVNSKLEATVARQIQAQFQTTGKQVLQEALKSSFETSVVPAFEMSCKAMFEQVDATFQKGMVEHSTAVQQRLESAPTSLAMTLRDSINSASSITQTLSREVLEGQRKLVTLAATRTNSGTLNTLPVQLNNGPLLHEKVEVPLDPTQELARLISERKYEEAFIGALHRSDVSIVSWLCTQVDLHGLLSMVPLPLSQGVLLSLLQQLACDINNDTPRKIAWLTDVAAAINPSDLTIAMHTRSIFEQVYQILNHQRSLPTMTGADLSSIRLLLHVINSMLMTCK; encoded by the exons ATGGCTTCCCCAAACAACCACAACCCTCCTCCACCCACCATTCCCTTCGACATGCACTCCTTCTTCAACCcccaaccaccaccaccaccttccTCTAACCCTAACCCAAACCCTAACCATAACCCTTCCTCCTCCTACCCTCCCCCCTTTCACTTCCCCAACTTCGACCTCCCTCTCCCTCCCCACCCCCACCACCGCTCCATCTCCTTCCCCACCCAACCCATCCCTCCCCCTTCCAACCCCAACGCCGGCGCCCGCCTCATGGCCCTCCTTGGTAACCCCTCCCCCGCCCCGCCGCAGCCCCCGCCGCCCGAGTTCGTCCCCGTCTCCTCCTCTGCCGTCCTCGCCGCTGCCTCCGCCGCTGCCGCGGCCCTCACGCGCCTCCCCAGCAGTAAGGTCCCCAAGGGAAGACACTTGGCCGGGGAGCTCGTGACTTACGACGTCGACGTGAGGCTGCCCGGCGAGGTCCAGCCCCAGCTCGAGGTGGCTCCGATTACGAAATACGGGTCGGATCCTAACCCGGTTCTAGGGAGGCAGATTGCCGTGAATAAGTCGTATATATGCTATGGCTTGAAACAGGGGAACATTAGGGTGCTTAATATTCACACTGCTGTCAGGTCCTTGCTCAGAGGCCACACTCAG AGGGTCACAGACTTGGCGTTCTTTGCTGAAGATGTTCATCTCTTGGCTAG TGTTGGCACAGATGGCCGTGTCTACATGTGGAAGATAACTGAAGGCCCAGATGATGAAGATAAGCCTCAAATTACTGCCAATATTGTTATTGCTGTTCAAATAGTGGGGGAGGAGAAAGTTGAACATCCTCAAATTTGCTGGCACTGCCACAAACAA GAGATTTTGATAGTTGGTATGGGAAAACATGTTTTAAGGATTGATACCACAAAAGTTGGAAATGGTGAAGCCTTTGTGGTAGATGATCCTCTGAGATGTCCTGTGGATAAGCTCATTGATGGGGTTCAGCTGGTAGGCACACATGACGGGGAGGTGACTGATTTGTCGATGTGCCAATGGATGACCAATCGATTGGTATCTGCGTCACAAGATGGCACG ATAAAGATCTGGGAAGATCGCAAGACACAACCACTTGCGATTTTGAGACCACATGATGGGAATCCGGTTTTTTCTGCTACATTTTTTACTGCTCCTCACCAGCCTGATCATATTGTCCTTATCACAGCA GGACCACAAAATCGGGAAGTAAAGCTTTGGGTCTCAGCAAGTGACGAAGGTTGGCTGCTCCCAAGTGACACTGAATCATGGAAATGCACTCAGACACTGGAGTTGAAGAGTTCAGCTCAACCTTCTAAGGATGCATTCTTTAATCAAGTTGCAGCATTGTCTCATGCAGGTCTGCTTTTACTTGCAAATGCCCAGAGGAATGCTATATATGCTGTGCATTTAGAATATGGTTCTAATCCAGAATCAACACGCATGGATTATATAGCCGAGTTTACTGTGACCATGCCCATTCTGAGTTTTACTGGGACCAGTGATATATTGCCTCATGGTGAACATATTGTTCAGGTTTATTGTGTTCAGACACAGGCTATTCAGCAGTATGCTTTGGATCTGGCTCAGTGCTTGCCTCCGCCATATGAAAATGTGGGACTAGAGAAGTCAGATTCCAGTGTTTCACGCGATCCTATTACTGTTGAAGGATTCCACTCTTTAGATTCTTCTGCAGGTAGAACAACTGAAATGTCTTTAGCCAGTTCTGCTCCCAAAACAATGTTACAAACAAGTAGTAATGAGGGTGGACTTGTGGCACGATACCCTTTAAGCTCTGGCCATGTTGAGGCACCTATTTCTAGAGGAATCAGCAGTTCAAATACTGAAGCTAAACCTGCTACATTACCTCCTTCCAGTAGTGATGCTGATATTGTTTGTATTCCATCTTCACCTCTTCCTTTGAGCCCAAGGTTATCTAGGAAACTCTCTGATATCAGAAGTCCACAATCCAACTTGAGTGATCATGTTGGGGACCATCCCGTTAATGATTATTCAATAGACAGACAAATGGATACAATTCACAGGAACTTGTCTGACCCATTGAATAGTGATTCAAAGAATgatgagaagaaaatgaagcagGATGACATTTCTAGTGTACTTAATCCTTCTGTCTTGTTTAAGCAACCAACTCATCTAATTACACCATCTGAGATCACCAAAGCTGGTTCCTCCTCTGAGACTAATATAATTGATAGGAAAAATGAGGGAGAAGCAAAGATCCAGGATGTTGTTGATGTAGGTAATGCTGAAGTGGAAGTGAAAGTGGTGGGTGAGACAAGATCTAATCAAAGTGATGAATTTGGTGGGCAAGGGTCTCAACAACCTTCAGTTGCTGAtagtaaagaaaaattattttgctcTCAGGCTTCAGATCTTGGTATTGAGATGGCCCGGGAATGCTGTTCGATATCTGAGGATACATACCTTATGGAGGAACCTGGGCAACTTGATTCAACAACAGGAGGGGACTCACTGGCTCAACCGCTTGATGCCAGTGAGGATGGACTCCAAGACTTTGCAAAAGATGCCCATGAAAAGGTTTCTGACTCATCTACATCTGTGGCAGTGCCACCATCTCCTGCACCTAATGCAAAAGGGAAAAGGCAGAAGGGTAAAAATTCTCAACCAGCAGGCCCATCTTCCTCATTTCCAAGTGCGTGCAATTCAACTGATTCATTCAATGAACCAATTGGAAATTCTAGCCTCCCATCTGCTGAAAATGCTTTCCCCCAAATTCTGGCAATGCAAGAATCGCTCAATCAG TTATTGACAATGCAAAAAGAGATGCAGAAGCAAATGACAATGATGGTTGCTGTTCCAGTGACAAAAGAAGGTAGAAGGCTTGAGGCTGCCCTAGGGAGAAACATGGAAAAAGCTGTCAAGTCCAACAGTGATGCTTTGTGGGCTCGAATTCAGGAGGAGAATGCAAAAAGTGAAAAGTTGTTACGAGACCGTATCCAGCAAGTTACAGGTTTGATTAGTAACTTTATGAATAAGGATCTACCAGTGATACTGGAGAAAACAGTAAAGAAGGAAATGGCTTCAGTTGGGCAAGCAGTAGTACGTGCAATGTCTCCTGCTGTGGAGAAAATAATATCTTCTTCTATTGTGGAGTCCTTCCAG AGAGGAGTGGGTGATAAGGCAGTGAACCAACTTGATAGATCAGTTAATTCAAAACTTGAAGCTACTGTAGCTAGGCAAATCCAAGCGCAATTTCAGACAACTGGCAAACAGGTGCTTCAG GAGGCACTCAAATCCAGTTTTGAAACATCAGTGGTTCCTGCATTTGAGATGTCGTGTAAAGCCATGTTTGAGCAAGTGGACGCTACATTTCAGAAAGGCATGGTTGAACATTCAACTGCTGTGCAGCAACGCCTTGAATCTGCACCCACTTCGTTGGCAATGACACTAAGG GATTCTATTAATTCAGCATCATCAATTACTCAAACCTTGAGTAGAGAAGTGCTTGAGGGCCAGAGAAAGCTAGTGACGCTCGCAGCTACAAGAACAAACTCTGGCACATTAAATACTCTGCCTGTCCAGCTAAACAATGGTCCTTTACTTCATGAAAAG GTCGAGGTGCCTCTAGATCCCACACAAGAGCTAGCTAGGTTGATTTCTGAACGGAAATATGAGGAGGCTTTCATTGGAGCTCTACATAGAAGTGATGTATCCATTGTATCTTGGTTATGTACTCAG GTTGATTTACACGGACTTTTGTCAATGGTTCCTCTTCCTTTAAGCCAAGGTGTACTGCTTTCACTTCTGCAGCAATTGGCCTGTGATATTAACAACGATACACCGCGAAAGATTGCGTGGTTGACAGATGTGGCTGCTGCCATAAATCCGTCAGACCTGACGATTGCAATGCACACACGATCCATCTTTGAGCAAGTCTATCAGATACTGAATCATCAACGTAGCTTGCCTACAATGACTGGAGCTGATCTCTCTAGTATCCGTCTTTTATTGCATGTCATAAACTCCATGCTTATgacatgtaaataa
- the LOC114423598 gene encoding enhancer of mRNA-decapping protein 4-like isoform X2, with the protein MYSKFACWLVAFQLRVTDLAFFAEDVHLLASVGTDGRVYVWKITEGPDDEDKPQITSNIVIALQIVGEEKVEHPQICWHCHKQEILIVGMGKHVLRIDTTKVGNGEAFVVDDPLRCPVDKLIDGVQLVGTHDGEVTDLSMCQWMTNRLVSASQDGTIKIWEDRKTQPLAILRPHDGNPVFSATFFTAPHQPDHIVLITAGPQNREVKLWVSASDKGWVLPSDTESWKCTQTLELKSSAQPSMDAFFNQVAALSHAAGLLLLANAQRNAIYAVHLEYGSNPESTRMDYIAEFTVTMPILSFTGTSDILPHGEHIVQVYCVQTQAIQQYALDLAQCLPPPYENVGLENSDSSVSRDPITVEGFHSLDSSAGRTTEMSLASSAPKTMLQTSSNEGGLVARYPLSSGHVEAPISRGISSSNIEAKPATLRSVSLSPRLIAGSSLVSSGLTMKAIVKKFQSKFRKVREAMSRWDKLQSCLISQFRNAFHIVDRLQVLQNSNNYGVLNCASGMKDALLVKQIESLRNILVSMRKTLEEFHCIVLSLDKIHHDSRQQVKGGSCILNMKQLQQQIGIKPSLIYCLDSLMFIHEIYNSEYLLKSSVISALSEIALKPSDSDLGALQQLLVDQPNLQTVEVQFVFDVIFAEELS; encoded by the exons ATGTATTCAAAGTTTGCTTGCTGGCTTGTTGCCTTTCAACTC AGGGTCACAGACTTGGCATTCTTTGCTGAAGATGTTCATCTCTTGGCTAG TGTTGGCACAGATGGCCGTGTCTACGTGTGGAAGATCACTGAAGGCCCAGATGATGAAGATAAGCCTCAAATTACTTCCAATATTGTTATTGCTCTTCAAATAGTGGGGGAGGAGAAAGTTGAACATCCTCAAATTTGCTGGCACTGCCACAAACAA GAGATATTGATAGTTGGTATGGGAAAACATGTTTTAAGGATTGATACCACAAAAGTTGGAAATGGTGAAGCCTTTGTGGTAGATGATCCTCTGAGATGTCCTGTGGATAAGCTCATTGATGGGGTTCAGCTGGTAGGCACACATGACGGGGAGGTGACTGATTTGTCGATGTGCCAATGGATGACCAATCGATTGGTATCTGCGTCACAAGATGGCACG ATAAAGATCTGGGAAGATCGCAAGACCCAACCACTTGCGATTTTGAGACCACATGATGGGAATCCGGTTTTTTCTGCTACATTTTTTACTGCTCCTCACCAGCCTGATCATATTGTCCTTATCACAGCG GGACCACAAAATCGGGAAGTAAAGCTTTGGGTCTCAGCAAGTGACAAAGGTTGGGTGCTCCCAAGTGACACTGAATCATGGAAATGCACTCAGACATTGGAGTTGAAGAGTTCAGCTCAACCTTCTATGGATGCATTCTTTAATCAAGTTGCAGCATTGTCTCATGCAGCAGGTCTGCTTTTACTTGCAAATGCCCAGAGGAATGCTATATATGCTGTGCATTTAGAATATGGTTCTAATCCAGAATCAACACGCATGGATTATATAGCCGAGTTTACTGTGACCATGCCCATTCTGAGTTTTACTGGGACCAGTGATATATTGCCTCATGGTGAACATATTGTTCAGGTTTATTGTGTTCAAACACAGGCTATTCAGCAGTATGCTTTGGATCTGGCTCAGTGCTTGCCTCCGCCATATGAAAATGTGGGACTAGAGAATTCAGATTCCAGTGTTTCACGCGATCCTATTACTGTTGAAGGATTCCACTCTTTAGATTCTTCTGCAGGTAGAACAACTGAAATGTCTTTAGCCAGTTCTGCTCCCAAAACAATGTTACAAACAAGTAGTAATGAGGGTGGACTTGTGGCACGATACCCTTTAAGCTCTGGCCATGTTGAGGCACCTATTTCTAGAGGAATCAGCAGTTCAAATATTGAAGCTAAACCTGCTACGTTACGGTCGGTTTCCCTCTCACCCAG GCTTATTGCTGGCTCATCACTGGTCAGTTCAGGATTGACAATGAAAGCGATAGTTAAAAAATTTCAGTCAAAATTCAGGAAAGTTAGGGAAGCAATGAGTCGATGGGATAAGCTTCAATCTTGCTTAATTTCTCAGTTTAGGAATGCTTTCCATATTGTTGATAGGTTGCAG GTGCTTCAAAATTCCAACAATTATGGTGTTTTAAATTGTGCCAGTGGCATGAAAGATGCTCTTTTGGTAAAGCAGATTGAATCTTTGAGGAACATCTTGGTTTCCATGCGAAAGACTCT ggaagaatttcattgTATTGTCTTATCTCTTGACAAAATTCACCATGATAGTAGACAACAAGTGAAAGGTGGTTCTTGTATTCTGAACATGAAACAATTGCAGCAACAAATTGGCATCAAACCTAGTCTTATCTATTGCTTGGATAGCCTGATGTTTATACATGAGATATACAACTCTGA GTATTTATTAAAGTCATCAGTGATCTCAGCACTATCAGAAATTGCCTTGAAGCCCAG TGACAGTGATCTTGGTGCACTTCAGCAACTCTTGGTTGATCAACCCAATCTCCAAACTGTGGAAG TTCAATTTGTATTTGATGTGATATTTGCCGAGGAACTGAGTTGA